From one Lolium rigidum isolate FL_2022 chromosome 4, APGP_CSIRO_Lrig_0.1, whole genome shotgun sequence genomic stretch:
- the LOC124708691 gene encoding uncharacterized protein LOC124708691, translating to MASSASSATTALLRYAPSASSGGVVGPWAAQVRRSLLVATLRAAAVANGSPAVKKRNKKGAGGGGLVIREAEEYLTTDVQYQGKSASRRILARGNFHKAQCIGYAREGDSSSPAARTCDSWLCKMGNPVRQSDHTCAISACIMCIEALHRIAYEKVNGLGSFGLKVKAGAEEELKPMFKTIGAYVEEVLEAICLNRGLPTDDNNVRLTFKGYDARYCTVSAEDAAVLITEGPVVGGMSYADKETYSKFCDDDNTYQGPKEDEKVTPHAVVCVGYKFDSKGLHIKILDNHTAKGPVRWVHYNAFHLFTVITVDAIDPTGVLHTL from the exons AtggcctcctctgcctcctccgccaccaccgccctCCTCCGCTACGCCCCGTCCGCCTCCAGCGGCGGAGTCGTCGGACCTTGGGCGGCCCAGGTCCGGCGCTCTCTGCTTGTGGCTACTCTTCGCGCGGCGGCGGTAGCGAATGGGTCGCCCGCGGTGAAGAAGAGGAACAAAAAGGGGGCTGGAGGAGGGGGGCTCGTGATCCGGGAGGCCGAGGAGTACCTCACCACCGACGTGCAG TACCAGGGAAAGAGCGCATCACGTCGTATCCTTGCTCGAGGCAACTTCCACAAGGCTCAG TGCATTGGCTATGCGCGGGAGGGAGACAGCTCTAGTCCAGCAGCCCGCACGTGCGACAGCTGGTTGTGCAAAATGGGGAATCCTGTTCGGCAGTCGGATC ATACTTGTGCTATCTCGGCCTGCATCATGTGTATAGAAGCGCTACACCGAATAGCTTATGAGAAGGTCAATGGCCTGGGATCCTTTGGCTTGAAGGTCAAGGCCGGCGCAGAAGAGGAACTCAAACCCATGTTCAAGACCATCGGGGCATACGTGGAAGAAGTTCTCGAGGCGATCTGCTTGAACAGGGGGCTCCCGACCGACGACAACAACGTACGTCTAACGTTCAAAGGGTACGACGCTCGGTACTGCACGGTGAGCGCCGAAGATGCGGCAGTGCTGATCACTGAAGGTCCTGTTGTGGGAGGAATGTCCTATGCCGATAAAGAGACATACAGCAAATTCTGTGATGATGACAACACGTACCAAGGGCCCAAGGAGGATGAGAAAGTCACCCCCCACGCGGTCGTCTGTGTTGGTTACAAATTCGACAGCAAAGGGCTCCATATTAAAATTTTGGATAATCACACAGCAAAGGGCCCTGTCAGATGGGTCCATTACAACGCCTTCCATTTGTTCACCGTCATCACAGTAGATGCTATCGACCCTACAGGTGTGCTCCACACTCTGTAA